A genomic region of Arachis stenosperma cultivar V10309 chromosome 9, arast.V10309.gnm1.PFL2, whole genome shotgun sequence contains the following coding sequences:
- the LOC130948712 gene encoding uncharacterized protein LOC130948712: MKYVLISGGVVSGLGKGVTASSIGVVLKACGLRVTSIKIDPYLNIDAGTMSPFEHGEVFVLDDGGEVDLDLGNYERFLDVTLTKDNNITTGKIYQSVLEKERRGDYLGKTVQVVPHITDAIKDWVQSVAAIPVDGQEGPADVCVIELGGTVGDIESMPFIEALRQLSFSVGPDNFCLIHVSLIPVLGVVGEQKTKPTQHSVRELRALGLTPHLLACRSAEPLLQNTKDKLSQFCHVPVENILNIHDVPNIWHIPLLLRNQNAHHSILQQLNLLEKATSPALQQWTKMAETYDNITDSVRIAMVGKYVGLTDSYLSVIKALLHACVALSLRPSIDWIAASDLEDDSAKSTPQAYATAWETLKRANCVLVPGGFGDRGVKGMMLAAKYARENNVPYLGICLGMQISVIEFARSVLGLERANSVEFDAQTPNPVVIFMPEGSRTHMGSTMRLGSRRTLLQTPDCITSKLYGNSAYVDERHRHRYEVNPDVIRTLEEAGLKFVGKDETGNRMEILELPSHPYYVGVQFHPEFKSRPARPSALFLGLILAATGKLEAYVSRRQNGS, translated from the exons atgaaGTACGTTTTGATCAGTGGAGGAGTCGTTAGTGGCCTTGGGAAAGGCGTCACAGCAAGCAGCATAGGAGTGGTTCTCAAAGCGTGCGGCCTCCGCGTAACTTCCATCAAAATTG ATCCGTACTTGAATATTGACGCTGGCACCATGTCTCCCTTTGAGCATGGAGAGGTTTTTGTTCTCGACGATGGAGGAGag gtGGATTTGGATTTGGGAAATTACGAGCGCTTCTTGGATGTTACGCTTACGAAGGATAACAACATCACCACGGGGAAAATATACCAG TCTGTTCTTGAGAAGGAACGTAGAGGAGATTATCTTGGAAAAACTGTTCAG GTTGTTCCACATATCACTGATGCCATTAAGGATTGGGTTCAATCAGTTGCCGCAATTCCGGTCGATGGGCAGGAAGGGCCGGCAGATGTTTGTGTGATTGAGCTGGGTGGTACAGTTG GGGACATTGAATCTATGCCATTTATTGAGGCTCTAAGGCAGTTGTCTTTTTCAGTGG GGCCTGACAACTTCTGCCTCATCCATGTTAGCCTGATACCGGTTTTGGGTGTAGTGGGAGAGCAA AAAACAAAGCCTACACAACACAGTGTCAGGGAACTTAGAGCATTAGGCCTGACCCCTCATCTCTTAGCATGTCGCTCTGCAGAG CCTCTTCTGCAAAATACAAAGGATAAACTCTCACAGTTTTGCCATGTTCCA GTTGAAAATATACTGAATATCCATGATGTACCGAATATTTGGCATATTCCCCTATTACTTAGG AACCAAAATGCTCACCATTCAATTCTGCAGCAGCTGAACTTACTGGA AAAGGCTACATCTCCTGCTTTACAGCAATGGACAAAGATGGCTGAGACATATGATAATATTACTGATTCT GTGAGGATTGCGATGGTGGGAAAGTATGTTGGTCTAACAGACTCATATTTATCTGTTATAAAG GCCCTTCTGCATGCTTGTGTTGCATTGTCATTGAGGCCATCAATTGACTGGATTGCAGCTTCTGACCTTGAAGATGACAGTGCTAAATCT acaccacaagcatatgctACTGCGTGGGAGACTCTCAAG AGGGCAAATTGTGTCTTGGTTCCCGGGGGTTTTGGAGATCGTGGTGTCAAAGGTATGATGCTGGCTGCCAAATATGCCAGAGAGAACAATGTTCCTTACCTGGGCATTTGCTTGGGAATGCAAATTTCTGTTATCGAATTTGCTAGATCC GTTTTGGGCCTGGAAAGAGCAAACAGCGTAGAGTTTGATGCCCAAACACCAAACCCCGTAGTGATTTTCATGCcagaa GGTTCACGGACACATATGGGCAGTACCATGAGGCTTGGATCTCGAAGAACACTTCTACAGACACCTGATTGTATTACTTCTAAGCT GTATGGCAATTCAGCATATGTTGATGAACGGCATCGGCACAGATATGAG GTCAATCCAGATGTTATCAGAACTTTAGAAGAAGCTGGACTGAAATTTGTTGGGAAGGATGAAACAGGAAATCGGATGGAG ATCTTAGAGCTTCCAAGTCATCCATACTATGTAGGTGTGCAATTTCATCCAGAATTCAAATCCCGGCCAGCAAGACCCTCTGCTTTGTTTCTAG GTCTCATATTGGCAGCAACCGGGAAGTTGGAAGCATATGTTAGTAGACGtcagaatggaagttaa